A part of Pseudomonas sp. HR96 genomic DNA contains:
- a CDS encoding PqiC family protein, whose product MTFLRLPALLLTGALALAGCAGHAPVALYQLDSGNPGQPRASSGMSVLLGPVAIADYLQHDTLLQRQPDGSLRAASDGRWAGSLSADIDQLLLRQLAWRLDSSRVSLAPTPSASTPDVQVQLSITRLDSGDNLPAVLDAQWRVLDRRGQVRDNRIVHLEQKHLGGTAAQVKAQGLLLQRLAEQLSVALKPLANQPALADEKKAPKVPKEAMERPKMPIAAPVRTEMEIFRF is encoded by the coding sequence ATGACTTTTTTGCGCCTTCCCGCTTTATTGTTGACCGGCGCCCTGGCTCTGGCCGGGTGCGCCGGGCACGCGCCGGTTGCGCTGTATCAGCTCGACAGCGGCAACCCGGGGCAGCCCAGGGCGTCCAGCGGCATGTCGGTGCTGCTCGGGCCGGTGGCCATCGCTGATTATCTGCAGCACGACACCTTGCTGCAGCGCCAGCCGGACGGCAGCCTGCGCGCTGCCAGCGACGGTCGCTGGGCCGGCAGCCTGTCGGCCGATATCGATCAGCTGCTGCTGCGCCAGCTGGCCTGGCGCCTGGACAGCTCGCGGGTTTCCCTGGCGCCGACGCCGTCGGCCAGTACGCCGGATGTGCAGGTCCAGTTGTCGATCACCCGCCTGGACTCCGGCGACAACCTGCCTGCGGTGCTGGATGCGCAATGGCGCGTGCTCGACCGTCGAGGTCAGGTGCGCGACAACCGCATCGTCCATCTGGAGCAGAAGCACCTGGGGGGCACGGCGGCGCAGGTCAAGGCGCAAGGCCTGTTGTTGCAGCGCCTGGCCGAGCAGTTGAGCGTGGCGCTCAAGCCATTGGCCAACCAGCCCGCACTGGCGGACGAGAAGAAGGCGCCAAAGGTGCCGAAGGAAGCCATGGAAAGGCCGAAGATGCCGATCGCGGCGCCAGTGCGCACCGAGATGGAGATCTTCCGGTTCTAG
- the parE gene encoding DNA topoisomerase IV subunit B, protein MANPSASSYNADAIEVLSGLDPVRKRPGMYTDTSRPNHLAQEVIDNSVDEALAGHAKSIQVILHADHSLEVADDGRGMPVDIHPEEGVSGVELILTKLHAGGKFSNKNYQFSGGLHGVGISVVNALSNQVRVRVKRDGNEYQMTFADGFKATDLEVVGTVGKRNTGTSVYFAPDPKYFDSPKFSVSRLKHVLKAKAVLCPGLLVSFEDKGTGEKVEWHYEDGLRSYLVDAVTEFARLPDEPFCGSLAGNKEAVDWALLWLPEGGDSVQESYVNLIPTAQGGTHVNGLRQGLLDAMREFCEFRSLLPRGLKLAPEDIWERIAFVLSMKMQDAQFSGQTKERLSSREAAAFVSGVVKDAFSLWLNAHPELGLQLAELAISNAGRRLKASKKVERKRITQGPALPGKLADCAGQDPMRSELFLVEGDSAGGSAKQARDKEFQAILPLRGKILNTWEVDGSEVLASQEVHNIAVAIGVDPGALDMSGLRYGKICILADADSDGLHIATLLCALFVQHFRPLVDAGHVYVAMPPLYRIDLGKEIFYALDEAERDGILDRLVAEKKRGKPQVTRFKGLGEMNPPQLRETTMDPNTRRLVQLTLEDFAGTSEMMDMLLAKKRAGDRKSWLESKGNLAEVLT, encoded by the coding sequence ATGGCCAATCCCAGCGCTAGCTCTTATAACGCAGACGCCATCGAAGTCCTCTCGGGCCTCGACCCGGTGCGCAAACGCCCGGGCATGTACACCGACACCAGCCGGCCCAACCACCTGGCCCAGGAAGTCATCGACAACAGTGTCGACGAAGCGCTGGCCGGGCACGCGAAATCCATTCAGGTCATCCTGCACGCCGACCACTCGCTGGAAGTCGCCGACGACGGTCGCGGCATGCCCGTGGACATTCACCCCGAAGAAGGTGTGTCAGGTGTCGAGCTGATCCTTACCAAATTGCACGCCGGCGGCAAGTTCTCCAACAAGAACTACCAATTTTCCGGCGGCCTGCACGGCGTCGGCATTTCGGTGGTCAATGCCCTGTCCAACCAGGTGCGGGTGCGGGTCAAGCGCGACGGCAACGAATACCAGATGACCTTCGCCGACGGCTTCAAGGCCACCGACCTGGAAGTGGTCGGCACCGTGGGCAAGCGCAACACCGGCACCAGCGTGTATTTCGCGCCGGACCCGAAGTATTTCGATTCGCCGAAATTTTCCGTCAGCCGCCTCAAGCACGTGCTCAAGGCCAAGGCCGTGCTGTGCCCGGGGCTGCTGGTCAGTTTCGAAGACAAAGGCACCGGCGAGAAGGTCGAGTGGCACTACGAAGACGGCCTGCGCTCCTACCTGGTCGACGCCGTGACCGAATTCGCCCGCCTGCCCGACGAGCCGTTCTGCGGCAGCCTGGCCGGTAACAAGGAGGCGGTCGACTGGGCCTTGCTATGGTTGCCGGAGGGCGGCGACAGCGTGCAGGAAAGCTACGTCAACCTGATCCCCACCGCCCAGGGCGGCACCCACGTCAACGGCCTGCGCCAAGGCCTGCTGGATGCCATGCGCGAGTTCTGCGAATTCCGCAGCCTGCTGCCACGTGGCTTGAAGCTGGCGCCTGAAGACATCTGGGAGCGCATCGCCTTCGTCCTCTCGATGAAGATGCAGGACGCGCAGTTCTCCGGGCAGACCAAGGAGCGGCTGTCGTCCCGCGAGGCGGCGGCGTTCGTCTCCGGGGTGGTCAAGGACGCTTTCAGCCTGTGGCTCAATGCCCACCCGGAGCTGGGCCTGCAACTCGCCGAGCTGGCCATCAGCAATGCCGGGCGCCGGCTCAAGGCGAGCAAGAAGGTCGAGCGCAAGCGCATCACCCAAGGCCCGGCGCTGCCTGGCAAGCTGGCCGACTGCGCCGGGCAGGACCCGATGCGCTCCGAGCTGTTCCTGGTCGAAGGCGACTCCGCCGGCGGCTCGGCCAAGCAGGCGCGTGACAAGGAGTTCCAGGCGATCCTGCCGCTGCGCGGCAAGATCCTCAACACCTGGGAAGTCGACGGCAGCGAAGTACTGGCCAGTCAGGAAGTGCACAACATCGCCGTGGCCATTGGTGTCGACCCCGGCGCCCTGGACATGAGCGGGCTGCGCTACGGCAAGATATGCATCCTCGCCGACGCCGACTCCGACGGCCTGCACATCGCCACGTTGCTCTGCGCCTTGTTCGTCCAGCATTTCCGCCCGCTGGTGGATGCCGGTCACGTCTACGTGGCGATGCCGCCGCTGTACCGCATCGACCTGGGCAAGGAAATCTTCTATGCCCTGGACGAGGCCGAGCGCGACGGCATCCTCGACCGCCTGGTGGCCGAAAAGAAACGCGGCAAGCCGCAGGTCACGCGCTTCAAGGGCCTGGGTGAAATGAACCCGCCGCAGTTGCGCGAAACCACCATGGACCCCAACACCCGGCGCCTGGTGCAGCTGACCCTGGAAGACTTCGCCGGTACCTCGGAGATGATGGACATGCTGCTGGCGAAGAAACGTGCCGGCGACCGCAAGTCCTGGCTGGAGTCCAAGGGCAACCTGGCCGAGGTGCTGACCTGA
- a CDS encoding esterase-like activity of phytase family protein: protein MRAWLPLVLALLCMPSLAAPVEQLKLLSEHAVEGMPGGNLSGLAQCGDGLWTVSDRDDGLIYRLEPSPAKVWQAQPLAIAVPAPPPSGLSLRVRMEVKASKLVRAGLLDFEGITCDAAGNRYVVSEGFASVLKVPVQGAPQWLDIDPAMVREARSRGLLAHFNAIFEGIAIDPAGNRLWLAAERERRGLITLGRDGQHWGCGASCVLLAEGGHVTLPLQLQAGRAISNDFSDLALYQGKLYTLERNAYQICRRDAVTAQVEHCWSFADAVLAPGRRYAQPYGLLEALVIDEQGAWLGVDNNDRPREDGELRPIVWRFAAPAAGWTAP from the coding sequence ATGCGGGCATGGCTGCCGCTCGTGCTGGCGCTGCTGTGCATGCCCAGCCTGGCGGCTCCCGTGGAGCAGCTGAAGTTGCTCTCCGAGCATGCCGTCGAGGGCATGCCGGGTGGCAACCTGTCCGGGCTGGCCCAGTGTGGCGACGGCTTGTGGACCGTATCGGACCGCGACGACGGGCTGATCTACCGCCTCGAGCCATCGCCGGCCAAGGTCTGGCAAGCCCAGCCGCTGGCCATCGCCGTGCCTGCGCCGCCGCCCAGTGGGCTGTCGCTGCGGGTGCGCATGGAGGTCAAGGCAAGCAAGCTGGTGCGTGCGGGGCTGCTCGACTTCGAAGGCATCACCTGCGATGCGGCGGGCAATCGCTACGTGGTCAGCGAAGGTTTTGCCAGCGTGCTGAAGGTCCCGGTGCAGGGTGCGCCGCAGTGGCTGGACATCGATCCGGCGATGGTCCGCGAGGCGCGTTCGCGTGGCTTGCTGGCGCACTTCAATGCCATCTTCGAGGGCATTGCCATCGATCCCGCCGGCAATCGTCTGTGGCTGGCCGCCGAACGCGAGCGCCGCGGCTTGATCACGCTGGGCCGTGACGGCCAGCACTGGGGCTGCGGCGCCAGTTGCGTGCTGCTTGCAGAGGGTGGTCATGTGACCTTGCCGCTGCAGTTGCAGGCCGGACGCGCGATCTCCAATGATTTCTCCGACCTGGCGCTGTACCAGGGCAAGCTCTATACGCTGGAGCGCAACGCCTACCAGATCTGCCGGCGCGACGCGGTCACGGCGCAGGTCGAACACTGCTGGTCGTTCGCCGACGCAGTGCTCGCCCCTGGCCGACGCTACGCCCAGCCCTACGGGCTGCTCGAGGCGCTGGTGATCGACGAGCAGGGCGCCTGGCTCGGCGTCGACAACAACGATCGGCCCCGCGAAGACGGCGAGTTGCGCCCCATCGTCTGGCGCTTCGCCGCCCCGGCGGCCGGCTGGACGGCGCCATGA
- the parC gene encoding DNA topoisomerase IV subunit A yields the protein MSDSLDLSLDGVERRSLADFTEQAYLNYSMYVIMDRALPHIGDGLKPVQRRIVYAMSELGLDADSKHKKSARTVGDVLGKFHPHGDSACYEAMVLMAQPFSYRYTLVDGQGNWGAPDDPKSFAAMRYTEARLSRYSEVLLTELGQGTADWVPNFDGTLDEPAVLPARLPNILLNGTTGIAVGMATDVPPHNLREVAAACVRLLDEPKATVEQLCEHIQGPDYPTEAEVITPRAELLKMYETGKGSVRMRAVYRVEDGDIVVTALPHQVSGAKVLEQIAAQMQAKKLPMVADLRDESDHEHPCRIVIIPRSNRVDHDELMQHLFATTELESSYRVNINIIGLDGRPQLKNLRALLLEWLEFRIHTVKRRLQFRLDKVERRLHLLDGLLIAFLNLDEVIHIIRTEDHPKARLIERFALSEIQADYILDTRLRQLARLEEMKIRGEQEELAKELAKLQALLGSESKLRKLVRSELIKDAETYGDDRRSPIVQRSEARALSENELMPTEPVTVVMSEKGWVRCAKGHDIDATGLSYKAGDGFKTSAIGRSNQFAVFIDSTGRSYSVAAHTLPSARGQGEPLTGRLTPPPGASFECVLLPDDQALYVIASDAGYGFVVKGEDLQAKNKAGKALLSLPNGAKVLAPRPVANLDSSWLAAVTTEGRLLIFKVADLPQLSKGKGNKIIGVPGERVLSREEYVTDLAVIGEGATLVLQAGKRTLSLKADDLEHYKGERGRRGNKLPRGFQRVDALLVDALAVEKPGQGV from the coding sequence ATGAGCGACTCCCTTGATCTGAGCCTGGACGGCGTGGAGCGTCGGTCACTGGCCGACTTCACCGAGCAGGCTTACCTCAACTATTCCATGTACGTGATCATGGACCGCGCCCTGCCGCACATCGGCGACGGCCTCAAGCCGGTGCAGCGGCGCATCGTCTACGCCATGAGCGAGCTGGGCCTGGACGCCGACTCCAAGCACAAGAAGTCGGCCCGTACGGTGGGTGACGTGCTGGGTAAATTCCACCCCCACGGCGACTCGGCCTGCTACGAAGCCATGGTGCTGATGGCGCAGCCGTTCAGCTACCGCTACACCCTGGTCGACGGCCAGGGCAACTGGGGGGCGCCGGACGATCCCAAGTCGTTCGCCGCCATGCGCTACACCGAGGCGCGGCTGTCGCGTTACTCAGAGGTGCTACTGACCGAGCTGGGCCAGGGCACCGCCGACTGGGTGCCGAACTTCGACGGCACGCTGGACGAGCCCGCCGTGCTGCCGGCGCGCCTGCCCAACATCCTGCTCAACGGTACCACCGGCATCGCCGTGGGCATGGCCACCGACGTGCCGCCGCACAACCTGCGTGAAGTGGCCGCTGCCTGCGTGCGCCTGCTCGACGAGCCCAAGGCCACGGTCGAGCAGCTCTGCGAACACATCCAGGGGCCGGACTACCCGACCGAGGCGGAAGTCATCACGCCGCGGGCCGAGCTGCTGAAAATGTACGAGACCGGCAAGGGCTCGGTGCGCATGCGCGCCGTGTACCGCGTCGAGGACGGCGACATCGTCGTCACCGCGCTGCCGCATCAGGTCTCCGGGGCCAAGGTGCTGGAGCAGATCGCCGCGCAGATGCAGGCCAAGAAGCTGCCGATGGTCGCCGACCTGCGCGACGAGTCGGACCACGAGCACCCGTGCCGCATCGTCATCATCCCGCGCTCCAACCGGGTCGATCACGACGAGCTGATGCAGCATCTGTTCGCTACCACGGAGCTTGAGTCCAGCTACCGGGTCAATATCAACATCATCGGCCTGGACGGTCGCCCGCAGCTGAAAAACCTGCGTGCCTTGCTGCTCGAATGGCTGGAGTTCCGCATCCACACGGTCAAGCGCCGGCTGCAGTTCCGCCTGGACAAGGTCGAGCGCCGCCTGCACCTGTTGGACGGCTTGCTGATCGCCTTTCTCAACCTCGATGAAGTGATCCATATCATCCGCACCGAGGATCATCCCAAGGCGCGCCTGATCGAGCGTTTCGCCCTCAGTGAAATTCAGGCCGACTATATTCTCGACACTCGCCTGCGGCAGTTGGCGCGGCTCGAGGAAATGAAAATCCGCGGCGAGCAGGAAGAGTTGGCCAAGGAACTGGCCAAGTTGCAGGCGCTGCTGGGCAGCGAGAGCAAACTGCGCAAGCTGGTGCGCAGCGAACTGATCAAGGACGCCGAGACCTACGGCGACGACCGCCGTTCGCCGATCGTGCAGCGCAGCGAGGCGCGCGCCCTGTCGGAAAACGAATTGATGCCGACCGAGCCGGTCACCGTGGTCATGTCGGAAAAAGGTTGGGTACGCTGCGCCAAAGGGCACGATATCGATGCGACCGGGCTGTCGTACAAGGCTGGCGATGGCTTCAAGACCTCGGCGATTGGCCGCTCCAACCAGTTTGCCGTGTTCATCGACTCTACCGGGCGCAGCTATTCGGTGGCTGCCCACACCCTGCCGTCTGCCCGTGGCCAGGGCGAGCCGCTGACTGGCCGCCTGACCCCACCGCCGGGCGCCAGCTTCGAATGCGTGCTGCTGCCCGATGACCAGGCGTTGTACGTGATCGCGTCGGATGCCGGCTATGGCTTCGTGGTCAAGGGTGAAGACCTGCAGGCCAAGAACAAGGCTGGCAAGGCCCTGCTCAGCCTGCCCAACGGCGCGAAGGTGCTGGCACCGCGGCCGGTGGCCAATCTGGACAGCAGTTGGCTGGCGGCGGTGACCACCGAAGGACGCCTGTTGATTTTCAAGGTCGCCGACCTGCCGCAGCTGAGCAAGGGCAAGGGCAACAAGATTATCGGCGTTCCCGGTGAACGAGTGCTCAGCCGTGAGGAGTACGTCACGGATCTGGCGGTGATTGGCGAGGGCGCCACCCTTGTATTGCAAGCGGGCAAGCGTACATTGTCGCTGAAGGCCGATGACCTCGAGCATTACAAGGGCGAACGAGGCCGGCGTGGCAACAAGCTGCCGCGCGGTTTTCAGCGGGTGGATGCGTTGCTCGTCGATGCCCTGGCGGTAGAAAAACCTGGCCAGGGTGTGTAA
- a CDS encoding AhpA/YtjB family protein: MNRPTPVKNDNFFLLIFRALRHRRVPIALRVAFHNIFLVALALVIYAAVMSLQFRQAMHEQADALGQSLTTQTAMSATELLVANDILSLNVLLNNLVKNPLVAHAAIYSADNRIIAEAGQRPKNGLLGPAEGLYETRISFQDVTAGNLRISLDMNQFQQPLMLSLQSMAILGGILLALALALSLRMGRHLTTPLMQLRVWLRAPDFYTPGVQRQDEIGDLARQLHANLAPPEPEPEPEPEPQAEEEVAFDEPEPAVQVRQAREPGFDKLPPLPARPVPRRIQAEEDLDDDNGDDPFADLRDHSPVLVKEAAPVAVAPAPRRSSHSAVLAVQLGAQEQLRRLPRQRLTELLQRYRDCLDQAASLYQSELHTLNDGSTLMLFHSEDSGDDYLTNAICCGELLRALGHALQIEVADSGITLQLQLGLVLSEEVFGLSQLDLLLTESAQDALALSQHSRNLLLVERRIGDDSLIRQRARIRPIASPEGACCVERLLEPYPSLLERQLARMHETRA, from the coding sequence GTGAACCGGCCCACGCCAGTCAAAAATGACAACTTTTTCCTGCTGATCTTTCGTGCACTGCGCCATCGCCGCGTGCCGATCGCATTACGCGTCGCCTTTCACAACATCTTCCTGGTCGCCCTGGCGCTGGTGATCTACGCCGCGGTGATGAGCCTGCAGTTCCGCCAGGCCATGCACGAGCAGGCCGATGCGCTGGGCCAGAGCCTGACCACGCAGACGGCGATGTCCGCCACCGAGCTGCTGGTGGCCAACGACATCCTCAGCCTCAACGTGCTGCTCAACAACCTGGTGAAGAACCCGCTGGTAGCGCATGCGGCCATCTACAGTGCCGACAACCGGATCATCGCCGAGGCTGGGCAGCGCCCGAAAAACGGGTTGCTGGGCCCGGCCGAGGGGCTCTACGAAACCAGAATCAGCTTCCAGGACGTTACGGCCGGCAACCTGCGCATCAGCCTGGACATGAACCAGTTCCAGCAACCGCTGATGCTCAGCCTGCAAAGCATGGCGATTCTGGGCGGCATCCTGTTGGCCCTGGCGCTGGCCCTGAGCCTGCGCATGGGTCGCCACCTGACCACGCCACTGATGCAGCTGCGCGTCTGGCTGCGCGCTCCGGACTTCTACACCCCCGGCGTGCAACGCCAGGACGAGATCGGCGACCTGGCTCGCCAGCTGCACGCCAACCTCGCGCCGCCTGAGCCTGAACCAGAGCCAGAACCCGAGCCGCAAGCCGAAGAAGAAGTGGCATTCGACGAGCCCGAGCCCGCCGTGCAGGTGCGCCAGGCCCGCGAGCCCGGCTTCGACAAACTGCCGCCGCTGCCTGCCAGGCCGGTGCCACGGCGCATCCAGGCCGAAGAAGACCTCGATGACGACAACGGCGACGATCCCTTCGCCGACCTGCGCGATCACAGCCCGGTGCTGGTCAAGGAGGCCGCGCCAGTGGCCGTTGCCCCAGCGCCCAGACGCAGCAGCCACAGCGCTGTGCTGGCCGTGCAACTGGGTGCTCAGGAGCAACTGCGGCGCCTGCCGCGCCAGCGCCTGACGGAGCTGCTGCAGCGCTACCGCGACTGCCTTGACCAGGCCGCGTCGCTGTACCAGAGCGAACTGCACACCCTCAATGACGGCAGCACGCTGATGCTGTTTCACAGCGAAGACAGCGGCGACGACTACCTGACCAACGCCATCTGCTGCGGCGAGCTGCTGCGCGCCCTGGGGCATGCCCTGCAGATCGAAGTCGCCGACAGCGGCATCACCCTGCAACTGCAGCTGGGTTTGGTGTTGAGCGAGGAAGTGTTCGGCCTCAGCCAGCTCGACCTGCTGCTGACCGAGAGCGCCCAGGATGCCCTGGCGCTGTCGCAGCACAGCCGCAACCTGCTACTGGTGGAGCGGCGCATCGGCGACGATAGCCTGATCCGCCAGCGCGCGCGCATCCGCCCGATCGCCAGCCCCGAAGGCGCCTGCTGCGTCGAACGCCTGCTGGAGCCCTACCCGTCGCTGCTGGAACGCCAGCTGGCGCGGATGCATGAAACGCGGGCTTGA
- a CDS encoding YqiA/YcfP family alpha/beta fold hydrolase, with translation MSGSILYIHGLNSAPASTKATQLSAAMQRMGLAERLRVPALHHHPREAIAQLEAAIAELGQPLLVGSSLGGYYATHLAERHGLKALLINPAVNPHRLFDGFLGTQQNLYTGESWELTLDHVTALAALEVPPPNDPQRYQVWLQTADETLDYRHAERFYRGCALRIQAGGDHGFQGFAERLPALFACAGISTEQHSFLFSTND, from the coding sequence GTGTCGGGTTCCATCCTTTATATCCATGGCTTGAACAGCGCCCCGGCCTCGACCAAAGCCACCCAGCTGAGTGCAGCGATGCAGCGCATGGGCCTGGCCGAGCGCCTGCGTGTGCCGGCCCTGCACCATCACCCGCGTGAAGCGATCGCCCAGCTTGAGGCGGCCATTGCCGAGCTGGGCCAACCGTTGCTGGTCGGCAGCTCGCTCGGCGGCTACTATGCCACTCACCTGGCCGAGCGCCACGGCCTGAAAGCCCTGCTGATCAACCCAGCGGTCAACCCGCATCGGCTGTTCGACGGCTTCCTGGGGACCCAGCAGAATCTCTACACCGGCGAGTCCTGGGAGCTGACCCTGGATCACGTCACGGCGCTGGCGGCGCTCGAAGTGCCGCCGCCCAATGATCCGCAGCGCTACCAGGTGTGGCTGCAGACCGCCGACGAAACTCTCGACTACCGTCATGCCGAACGCTTCTACCGAGGCTGCGCGCTGCGCATCCAGGCTGGCGGCGATCACGGCTTCCAGGGCTTCGCCGAACGGTTGCCGGCGCTGTTCGCCTGCGCCGGCATCAGCACCGAGCAGCACTCTTTTCTATTTTCAACGAACGACTGA